In the genome of Calothrix sp. PCC 6303, the window ATCCTACCAGATTCTATGGTATAGAGACGTTGTAGCAGTTTGGAAAGGGTGCTTTTACCGGAACCACTGCGTCCAACTATGCCAATAAATTGTCCTGGCTTCACATCAAAGGAAATGCCCCGTAGCACAGGTTCATTTTCAGGTTTGTAACGGAAAAATACCTGTTCAAATGATACTTGACCTTTTAGAGGTGGCAAAACCAAACCAGTTCCAGATTCAGCTTCGGGAGCAACGTTGAGGATATCACCAATTCTATCTACTGACAGTAGTACCTGTTGTAAATTTTGCCATAACTGCACCAGTCGTAGTAACGGACCAGTTACACGTCCTGAAAGCATTTGAAAGGCTACCAATTGTCCCACTGTTAGCTTTTGCTCGATTACTAATTTGGCACCAAACCAGAGAATCAACAAACTGGAAAAGTTGGTGAGGAAGTCACCAATGTTGCTACTGATGTTGGAGGTGGTGGAAGCTTTGAAACCTGTGCGAATAAAGCGGGCAAATAAACCTTCCCATCGATCTCTGGCTACGGGTTCGGCTGCATGTGCTTTAACTGAGTGAATTGCGGTGATTGTTTCTACTAAGAACGATTGACTGTCAGCGCTACGGTTGAAGGTTTCATTCAGCCATCTGCGGAGGATGGGGGTAGCCACCAAAGTTAAAATGGCGAATAGGGGTAGTACAGCCAAAGCGGCGGCGGTGAGGGGAATACTGTAGTAGAACATCAATGCCAGATAAACTACAGCAAAGACACTATCAAGGACTACAGTTAAAGCTGTTCCTGTGAGGAATTGGCGAATTTGTTCTAATTCCTGGACTCTGGCGACAGTATCCCCAACACGACGAGATTCAAAGTAAGCTAGGGGCAACCGCATCAAATGACGGAATAACTGTGCCGACAAACTTAAATCGAGACGACGGGCAGTATGTGTAAAAATAAATAGTCTAAGAATCCCTAATGCTGCTTCAAAAGTCGCTACAGACAATAACGCGATCGCCATCACGTCCAAAGTGGGTAAACTCTCCTGTACCATCACCTTATCAATTACCACTTGGGTAATCAAAGGTGTGGTTAAACCCAACAATTGCAGGGTAAAGGAAGCAATTAGAACCTCAGTTAATAGTCCTTTGTATCTCCAAACAGCCGGGGTAAACCAGCCCAGGTTAAATTTTTCCTGTTTACTAATTAATTCCGCTTGCCAAAGTTGTCCATCCCAAACTTCTGCTAACTGTAATTGGGAGAGGTTTTCACATACCTGTTCCGGATTTAAAGGGTTTGCAACAATTAAGCGCTCGCCTTTAGTGGCAAATGCCACTACCCAACCACCTTCTCTCTCAGAAGTAGCACCCAAATACAGCAGACATGGAAACGACAACTGCCGCATTTCAACCCAACTCACCTGGATTCTTCGTAACAAAAACCCCAGTTTATCGGCGGTTTCCACCAAATTTTTGGGCTTTTGTCCCCGCAACTGCCGCTGCACCAATTCCAACTGTACCGGATTCTGCAATTGCTGTGCCACCATCGTCAAACAGGCAGCAGCAGTATTTTGACCACCAACAAAGGGATAAGCCGAAAAATCTTGAGATGTGGAGGGGATTAGTAATTCCCTTTGAAATTGGGGTTTTTGGGAGGAAACAGGTGTTGTTGGGGTTATGGGGATAGAATCCTGGGCAAATTGCCGCTCATATATCTCCGATTGGGAAGGAGATTCCCCATCCAGATCAATTACTTCAGGTCTCGTTGGTGCCATCACACCCTTAGCATTACCAAAGCTAGGACTGTCAGATGCAATAGCAGTACTTTCAGCACTTTCCCAAAATGCTCGTACTTCTGGGGTAGAAATTTCATCCCACAGTGAAGTGATCCAACTAGCAACAATCACCTCTTTACTGGCTGCATTTGCTTTACAGTCAACTGCTGATGACAACAAATCTCCAAACCAATCCCCAGCATCCAAAGTTGCCAACGGGATACTAGTTTCTTCTTCCCGTAAGCGAACTTTACCAATCACTAAA includes:
- a CDS encoding peptidase domain-containing ABC transporter, with amino-acid sequence MASREDSKVNGQAASRLTTAADQEELRERVLASIPWDEAPFSCLSAQGQDLLRNNLEIRRFAIGEKIWSKDIRGFQHFLVIGKVRLREEETSIPLATLDAGDWFGDLLSSAVDCKANAASKEVIVASWITSLWDEISTPEVRAFWESAESTAIASDSPSFGNAKGVMAPTRPEVIDLDGESPSQSEIYERQFAQDSIPITPTTPVSSQKPQFQRELLIPSTSQDFSAYPFVGGQNTAAACLTMVAQQLQNPVQLELVQRQLRGQKPKNLVETADKLGFLLRRIQVSWVEMRQLSFPCLLYLGATSEREGGWVVAFATKGERLIVANPLNPEQVCENLSQLQLAEVWDGQLWQAELISKQEKFNLGWFTPAVWRYKGLLTEVLIASFTLQLLGLTTPLITQVVIDKVMVQESLPTLDVMAIALLSVATFEAALGILRLFIFTHTARRLDLSLSAQLFRHLMRLPLAYFESRRVGDTVARVQELEQIRQFLTGTALTVVLDSVFAVVYLALMFYYSIPLTAAALAVLPLFAILTLVATPILRRWLNETFNRSADSQSFLVETITAIHSVKAHAAEPVARDRWEGLFARFIRTGFKASTTSNISSNIGDFLTNFSSLLILWFGAKLVIEQKLTVGQLVAFQMLSGRVTGPLLRLVQLWQNLQQVLLSVDRIGDILNVAPEAESGTGLVLPPLKGQVSFEQVFFRYKPENEPVLRGISFDVKPGQFIGIVGRSGSGKSTLSKLLQRLYTIESGRILVDGFDIKSADLASLRQQIAVVLQEDFLFNASILENITLGNPDISAEEVVQAARMAVAHDFISQQPQGYETNVGERGTALSGGQRQRIALARLFLSNAPVLVLDEATSALDAETEQQVLQNLQKVSQGRTVFIIAHRFAPLKRADQIIVMERGVIAERGTHEGLLRDKGLYYSLYQRQQANI